TAAAGGATACCAGCCCACCGCAGAGACTCTATGATGTAATCTTCGGCACCTGGCACATATCGGTTTTGGTCGGTATCTTCGATGCGCAGGATAAAAGCGCCCTGATGCCTCCGGGCAAAAAGATAATTGTAAAGCGCAGTGCGCACACCACCGATGTGCAGCGGTCCGGTGGGACTAGGAGCAAAGCGCACCCTTACATTCTTCTGTTCGTTCATAATTCAGCTTTTCGTCGTATTAATTTTTCAGCCCGCAAAGATAATGTTTGGTGGGGATTACATCTTCCTGATGGAATCATGAGGCAAGCGCGAGATAGGAAGAGAACTAGACTAATCCAAAAGATGATGCCAATGCGAATTCCATGGTTACACGCAATGAGGTTTCAAATTCAAATGCTCATAGAATTTTGTGTTGGGAAACATACAACCACCATTCAGGAATGTATCTTTGCAAAGTGAGAACAGAGAACATTAAAACCTACAAATACGTTACTGAGACTCAGAAAATTTCGGTTTTAAAATAATAACCAAGGGGCTTTCGTTCCTATTTGTTGCATATTTGGTTATTATTGAGGGATTTATTAAAACACTTTTGCGTGATTTCGTTATTATGACCGACAACTACACTATCCTTATTGGAAAACTCGATGCATTCATACGCAAGTATTACAAAAATCAGATAATCAGAGGTTTGTTGTACAGCGTGGCAATGTTGCTGTTATTTTTTCTCACCATAACATTATTGGAATATTTTGCCTGGTTTGGTACAACATTTCGCACTATAATATTTTATGTGTATTTGATTGTCAGCGGGGTAATCATTTTTGAATTGATTTTGATTCCTGTTTTTAAGCTATTCAAAATAGGGAAAATCATATCGCATAAGCAGGCAGCTCAAATTATTGGAAAGCACTTTACAAATGTCGAAGATAAACTGCTCAACACACTGCAGCTTAAAGAGTTGTCTGATTTGCAGCAAGGCGATGCAGCACTTTTACAAGCCAGTATCGACCAACGCATCACACGTTTGCAACCCATTCCGTTTAGCAGCGCTATCGATCTGCGGGCAAATCGCAAATATCTAAAGTATGCGATCACACCGGTACTCATTCTGGTTATTTTTCTTTTTGCCGCACCCGGCGTCATTACCGGCCCTACAGCGCGCATCATCAACCACAATCAATACTTTGAACGACTGGCACCATTTATCTTTGTTATCCAAAATGAGCAATTACAGGCTGTGCAACAAGAAAATTTTATAATAAAGTTACTAATAGAAGGCGGCACAGCTCCGGCCACCGTGATGATAGAGCAGGGGAGCGCAGCTTTAAAGATGAAGAAAGATGACAACGTTCATTTTAGTCACACTTTTCGTAATCTCAACGAGGATGTCACTTTCTCTTTTCAAGCTGAGGGTTTCCGTTCAGAAAATTATACACTCAAGGTGCTTCCCAAACCCATCATTCTAAGTTTTGATACCGAAATTTCATATCCAAAATACACCGGAAAAAATAACGAAACGCTTGAAAATACAGGTGATTTGGTTTTACCGGAGGGAAGCAAAGTGCGCTGGAAATTCTATACCCGCGACGCTGAAGCCATTCATATCCAATTCATTGATAGCACACATCAACTGGCAAACAATGGCGGAAATGTTTTTTCTTTCGAAAATAAATTTTTCAAAAGCCAGCCCTATTCCATCAGCATCAGCAACCAATATCTAACCAACAACGACTCGTTACTTTTTGCCATCAGCGTAATTCCTGATATTTATCCAACTATCAACATCGACGAATTTACCGATAATACAATGGTTGATAGGCTTTATTACAGAGGTTTGATTAAGGATGATTATGGATTTAGAAGGCTTGCGTTTTTCTATCGCGTAAGCAATCCGAAATCGCCACAAGAAAAACCTTATGAAACGATGGATTTGCCTTTGCAAAATCAAAATACGCAACAGCAATTTTTCCATACTTTCGATCTATCCACATTGCAGCTTGCGCCTGGTGATGAGGTGGAATATTACTTTGAGGTTTGGGATAATGACGCTATCAACGGAAGTAAATCGGCTCGATCGCAAAAGATGATTTTCAAAACTGAAACTTTTGAAGCTCTACAGGAAAAAACCGAAGCAGCAAGTACAGAGATAAAAGACAACATGGAAAGTGCGATAAAAGATCTCAAACTCTTGCAACGCGACATCGACGAATTGAGCAAGCAGCTCTTTGAAAAGAAATCAATTTCATGGCAGGAGAAGCAACAAATAGAAGACCTGTTGTCGCGGCAGAAAAACATTAAGCAGCGCATGGAAGACATGCAGGAGCTCAACGAACGAAAGATGCAGGATGAGCAGAAGATGGACAATTTCAGCGAAGAACTCCTCGAAAAACAGCGGGAGCTCGAGAAAATGATGAACGAGCTAATGACTGACGACATGAAAAAAATGCTTGAAGAAATTCAGAAACTCCTCGATGAGCTGGATAAAGATAAGGTGAACGAAATGATGCAGGAGATGAAGATGAGCAATCAGGAGCTGGAAGAACAACTCGACCGAAACCTGGAGCTTTTTAAGCAACTCGAATTCGAAAAACAATTGCAGGAAACCATTGATAAACTTAAAGAACTTGCTGAAGAACAAGATAAACTGGCCGACGAAACAAACCAAAACAGCGACGAGAGTGCCAACGAAGAACTCAAAGAAAAGCAAGAAGAACTGAACGAGCAATTTGAAGAAATACGAAAAGACATCGAAGAACTAAAAGAGAAAAACGATGCGCTGGACTCGCCAAACGAAATAGACGATACATCTCAGGAAGAAGAAGAGATACAGGAATCGATGGAAGAAAGTAGTGATCAACTCGAACAAAACGAAAATTCCAAGGCCTCAGAGAGTCAGAAAAAATCATCGCAGAAAATGCAGCAGCTTTCGCAAAAAATGCAGCAAATGATGGAGGCAATGCAGATGGAGCAGATGGGAGAGGACATCAACACGCTTCGCGAGATATTGGAAAACCTTATACAGATTTCCATCAACCAGGAAGACCTGATGCTTCTTTATGGCGAAATGTCGAACAGCGATCCCAAATATGTAGAGACCATCAAAGACCAAAAAGATATGCGTGATGATATGGAAATCGTTGCCGACTCGTTGAAGGCGCTTGCCAAAAGACAGATTATGATCAAACCTTTTGTCATGAAGGAACTCACAGCCATCGACGGTTACTTTTCCACCACACTCGAATCGATGGATAAACGACAGAAAGGGCTTGCTGTGCGCAACCAGCAACTGACCATGACCAGCATCAATAACCTGGCGCTGCTGCTGAGCGAGTCGTTAGAACAAATGCAGCAACAGATGATGTCGATGCAATCGGACGGGCAATCTTCATGTCCAAACCCTGGCCAACCAGGAGGCGCTCAAAAAATGAATTCGATGCGCGGACTGCAGGAACAACTTAACCAACAGCTACAGCAGCTTAGGGATGGTCAAAAACCAGGAGAGCAAGGTCAACAGGGACAGCAGATGAGCGAGCAACTAGCGCGCATGGCCGCACAACAAGCCGCAATACGCCGCCAGATGGAGAAGTTTAGAGATGAGCTCAAAGGCGAAGGGCGTTTTAGCGATGGCAACATCTCTAAAATGATTGACGATATGGAGAAAACCGAAAAGGATATTGTTAACGATCGGATTACGCAGCAAACCCTCCAACGTCAGCAGGAAATACTTACACGTTTGCTTAAATCAGAAAAAGCTGAACAGGAACGTGAAGAAGAACAACGTCGTGAATCGCGCGAAGCCAGAGAAATTATACCGCAAAATCCCGGAGAGTTTTTTGAATACAACAAGATTAAAAATCGTGAGATGGAGTTGCTCAAAACGCTTCCTCCCAATCTAAAACCCTTTTATAAAAATAAAGTTACCGAATACTTCTATCGTTTTGAGTAACCATTTTTACAAACATGTCAGCGAAAATAAATTTTTATAATGAAGAAACCAGCTATCTGGTGAAACACAAAATGTTACTCAGAGCATGGCTTCAAACGGCAATAGCCAACGAAGGTTTCATAACCGGTCCTATAAGCATAGTCCTTACCAGCGATGAATATCTGGGGAAAATGAATCTGCAATATCTTCACCACGACGCCCTTACCGACATTATTACTTTCGATTATACTGAGGATGATAAAATTTCCGGAGATTTATTTATCAGCATCGAAAGGGTAGGGGAAAACGCTGCTGCTTATTCCCGAAACGTTGCCGAAGAGTTGCATCGGGTCATTATACATGGCGTGTTGCATTTGTGTGGATACTCTGATAAAGAACCGCAAGAAAAAGAAACCATGACACGCAAGGAGGATCATTACCTGTCGCTCAGACCTGACAAGTTAATGGATACAGCGTAATGTTCCACGTGAAACAATTTTGAATAGGATGTTTGAAACTTATGATATCATCGTGGTCGGTGCCGGTCACGCAGGATGTGAAGCAGCAGCAGCAGCAGCTAACATGGGCTCGCGAACGCTTCTCATTACCATGAACATGAACAACATGGCGCAGATGTCGTGTAACCCAGCCATGGGCGGCATTGCCAAAGGTCAGATAATACGAGAAATTGATGCGCTGGGCGGATATTCAGCTATAGTTACCGACCACACGCGCATTCAGTTCAGGATGCTCAACAAGAGCAAAGGACCTGCTATGTGGAGCCCGCGTGCGCAAAGCGACCGTATGTTGTTTTCGATGAAGTGGCGGGAAATGCTGGAAGCTACCCCCAACCTTGATTTTTGGCAGGATACTGTCGTAGGTCTAATGGTAAAAGATAACCGCGTAACAGGTGTAAAAACAGCGATGGGACAAGAGATCTCAGCAAAATCTGTGATACTCACCAACGGCACATTTCTGAATGGCATTATCCATATTGGAAAAAAACAATTTGGCGGCGGCAGAATAGGAGAGAAGGCTTCAATGGGATTAACGGAGTATTTGGTAAAACTTGGTTTTGAATCCCATCGTATGAAAACCGGAACACCCGTGCGTGTAGATGGGCGCAGCCTCGACTTCGCTAAAATGGACGAACAAAAAGGTGACGAAAACCCACAGCGATTCTCGTATACCGACACGCCTAATATAACGCGGCAACGTAGCTGCTACATCACCTACACCAACACTACTGTGCACGATACCTTGCGTACCGGATTTCTGGATTCACCAATGTTTGCCGGCCGCATCGAAGGTATCGGCCCAAGATACTGCCCGTCAATAGAAGATAAAATCGACCGGTTTTCAGATAAAAATAGCCATCAGCTTTTTATAGAGCCTGAAGGTTGGAACACCAACGAATATTATGTCAATGGTTTTGCATCTTCTTTGCCCGACTATATTCAGTTTGCCGCTTTGCGCAAAATACGAGGATTTGAAAATGCAAAGATATTTAGGCCGGGTTATGCAATCGAGTACGATTATTTCCCTCCGATGCAGCTATACTTCACACTCGAAACCAAGCTGATCGAACATTTATACTTTGCCGGACAGATAAACGGAACCACCGGCTATGAAGAAGCGGGCGCTCAAGGTATCATGGCGGGAATGAACGCGCACTTAAAAATTAACGAAAACCCGGAGTTTATTCTCAAACGCTCCGATGCTTACATCGGCGTGCTGATAGACGATCTGATCACAAAAGGAGTGGACGAGCCTTACCGGATGTTTACATCGCGGGCCGAATATCGAATTTTGTTGCGTCAGGATAATGCCGACGTAAGGCTAACGCCAATGAGCCATGCTGTTGGTCTTGCAGACAATGAGAGATTGAACCGAGTGCTGAGGAAACAGGAAACTATTTCCAAACTTAGGGTTTTTCTTAAAACAGAAAGCATAGCGCCCAACGACATCAACAGTTACCTTGAGACAATTGGCTCTACACCGCTTTCGCAAAAACTAAAACTGGAAAATTTGATTTTGCGTCCGGAAATAGGCTTTGACGAATTAACCAAACAAGTTCCTGCACTTCAGAATTATTTAGCAACGATTGCAAATGACCTCCTTGCTGAAGTTGTTGAATCAGCTGAAATATTAATAAAATACGACAACTATATTCAAAAGGAACAAGAGATAGCAGTGAAGATTTCGCGGCTTGAAGACATCCGGCTCAATGACGATTTTGATTATCAAAAGCTGAAATCACTAAGCTGGGAAGCACGCGAGAAGCTAAGCAAAATCAGACCGAGGACCATCGGTCAGGCTTCGCGCATCAGCGGAGTAAACCCTTCCGACATTTCTGTATTGATCGTGTACTTAGGCCGTTAGCCTGATTGTTCCACGTGAAACAATTTTATTAGTAATTATTTAATAAATGGAAAATATCGTTCGCTGTCCAATATGTAAAAATGATCAACTCACTGATAACATGCAGGTTGTGGATCATTTTCTTAGCAAGGAAAGTTTTCATCTTGTAAAATGTAGCCGTTGTGGTTTTCTTATTACCAATCCGCGGCCAGCTGCATCAGATCTCCCAAAATATTATCAGTCAGATGATTACCTATCGCACAGCAAGAAAAAGAAAAGTGTAACCACCAGCCTCTACAATCTGGTGAAGAATTATTCGCTTGGTAAAAAATATCAGCTTATCACCAGCTTTAAAAAGCAGGGAACGCTGCTGGACATAGGTAGTGCAACCGGAGAATTTTTGCACTATTTCGATAAAAAGAATTGGGCGGTTACAGGCATCGAACCAGCCGAATCACCCCGCAAATATTCCATCGAAAACTATGGCTTAAAGGTTTATCCTGAAGAAAAAATTGATCAGCTTCCTGCCGGACAATTTGATGTTATCACACTGTGGCATGTCCTGGAGCATGTACCCGATTTGAACCAACGAATGGAACAAATCAGCAAATTGTTGGCTCCCGATGGTCTTTTGGTAATAGCTTTGCCAAATCATCTTTCGTGGGATGCGCAGCATTACGGAAACTATTGGGCCGGATATGACGTGCCACGACATTTGTATCATTTTACGCCTGATACGATTTCACAGTTGCTTTCGAAATTTAATTTCGAAATTTTTAAAACAGAGCCACTGAAGTTTGATGCATATTATGTGAGCCTGCTCAGCGAAAAATATCAATCTGGAAAGAGTAATTTTATAGCAGCTTTTCGCAATGGATTAAAATCAAATAAATCGGCTAAAAATGGTCAGGATAACTATTCGAGCCTGATTTACATGGCCAGAAAGCAAAATAATTGATTAAACGCGATTTTAGACATTGAAAACCTCTTGTGGAGGATCATGTCTAAAATCTAAAAAAACAGCGTTATAAAGCGTTAAAAAAATACTGCACCCAACGCGTTGATTTGCTGTACTTTTGAAATATTTATTACAAAAATGAACCTGAAAAACGACAAACGACACCTGCTTTCCATTTACGCCATCCTTTTTCCTATGGTGGTGCTTCTGCTGGTGATTTTGTCGCGGCATTTCACAGGCGCTTTTGATGCAAATTATTATGTTGAACAATGTGAGCATACCATTCAACAAAAAGACCAACAACTTTATGAAGGGTTAAAAGAAATTTCGGACCATTACACTTTCGACAACGATAGTGTTTTTGAAGATTTTTCATCGCTTTCACAACGATACGTAAAACAGGGTTTTTTGTTTCTGGTTTTCCAGAAGGAC
This region of Bacteroidales bacterium genomic DNA includes:
- the mnmG gene encoding tRNA uridine-5-carboxymethylaminomethyl(34) synthesis enzyme MnmG; translation: MFETYDIIVVGAGHAGCEAAAAAANMGSRTLLITMNMNNMAQMSCNPAMGGIAKGQIIREIDALGGYSAIVTDHTRIQFRMLNKSKGPAMWSPRAQSDRMLFSMKWREMLEATPNLDFWQDTVVGLMVKDNRVTGVKTAMGQEISAKSVILTNGTFLNGIIHIGKKQFGGGRIGEKASMGLTEYLVKLGFESHRMKTGTPVRVDGRSLDFAKMDEQKGDENPQRFSYTDTPNITRQRSCYITYTNTTVHDTLRTGFLDSPMFAGRIEGIGPRYCPSIEDKIDRFSDKNSHQLFIEPEGWNTNEYYVNGFASSLPDYIQFAALRKIRGFENAKIFRPGYAIEYDYFPPMQLYFTLETKLIEHLYFAGQINGTTGYEEAGAQGIMAGMNAHLKINENPEFILKRSDAYIGVLIDDLITKGVDEPYRMFTSRAEYRILLRQDNADVRLTPMSHAVGLADNERLNRVLRKQETISKLRVFLKTESIAPNDINSYLETIGSTPLSQKLKLENLILRPEIGFDELTKQVPALQNYLATIANDLLAEVVESAEILIKYDNYIQKEQEIAVKISRLEDIRLNDDFDYQKLKSLSWEAREKLSKIRPRTIGQASRISGVNPSDISVLIVYLGR
- a CDS encoding class I SAM-dependent methyltransferase, whose protein sequence is MENIVRCPICKNDQLTDNMQVVDHFLSKESFHLVKCSRCGFLITNPRPAASDLPKYYQSDDYLSHSKKKKSVTTSLYNLVKNYSLGKKYQLITSFKKQGTLLDIGSATGEFLHYFDKKNWAVTGIEPAESPRKYSIENYGLKVYPEEKIDQLPAGQFDVITLWHVLEHVPDLNQRMEQISKLLAPDGLLVIALPNHLSWDAQHYGNYWAGYDVPRHLYHFTPDTISQLLSKFNFEIFKTEPLKFDAYYVSLLSEKYQSGKSNFIAAFRNGLKSNKSAKNGQDNYSSLIYMARKQNN
- a CDS encoding DUF4175 family protein, whose translation is MRDFVIMTDNYTILIGKLDAFIRKYYKNQIIRGLLYSVAMLLLFFLTITLLEYFAWFGTTFRTIIFYVYLIVSGVIIFELILIPVFKLFKIGKIISHKQAAQIIGKHFTNVEDKLLNTLQLKELSDLQQGDAALLQASIDQRITRLQPIPFSSAIDLRANRKYLKYAITPVLILVIFLFAAPGVITGPTARIINHNQYFERLAPFIFVIQNEQLQAVQQENFIIKLLIEGGTAPATVMIEQGSAALKMKKDDNVHFSHTFRNLNEDVTFSFQAEGFRSENYTLKVLPKPIILSFDTEISYPKYTGKNNETLENTGDLVLPEGSKVRWKFYTRDAEAIHIQFIDSTHQLANNGGNVFSFENKFFKSQPYSISISNQYLTNNDSLLFAISVIPDIYPTINIDEFTDNTMVDRLYYRGLIKDDYGFRRLAFFYRVSNPKSPQEKPYETMDLPLQNQNTQQQFFHTFDLSTLQLAPGDEVEYYFEVWDNDAINGSKSARSQKMIFKTETFEALQEKTEAASTEIKDNMESAIKDLKLLQRDIDELSKQLFEKKSISWQEKQQIEDLLSRQKNIKQRMEDMQELNERKMQDEQKMDNFSEELLEKQRELEKMMNELMTDDMKKMLEEIQKLLDELDKDKVNEMMQEMKMSNQELEEQLDRNLELFKQLEFEKQLQETIDKLKELAEEQDKLADETNQNSDESANEELKEKQEELNEQFEEIRKDIEELKEKNDALDSPNEIDDTSQEEEEIQESMEESSDQLEQNENSKASESQKKSSQKMQQLSQKMQQMMEAMQMEQMGEDINTLREILENLIQISINQEDLMLLYGEMSNSDPKYVETIKDQKDMRDDMEIVADSLKALAKRQIMIKPFVMKELTAIDGYFSTTLESMDKRQKGLAVRNQQLTMTSINNLALLLSESLEQMQQQMMSMQSDGQSSCPNPGQPGGAQKMNSMRGLQEQLNQQLQQLRDGQKPGEQGQQGQQMSEQLARMAAQQAAIRRQMEKFRDELKGEGRFSDGNISKMIDDMEKTEKDIVNDRITQQTLQRQQEILTRLLKSEKAEQEREEEQRRESREAREIIPQNPGEFFEYNKIKNREMELLKTLPPNLKPFYKNKVTEYFYRFE
- the ybeY gene encoding rRNA maturation RNase YbeY, whose translation is MSAKINFYNEETSYLVKHKMLLRAWLQTAIANEGFITGPISIVLTSDEYLGKMNLQYLHHDALTDIITFDYTEDDKISGDLFISIERVGENAAAYSRNVAEELHRVIIHGVLHLCGYSDKEPQEKETMTRKEDHYLSLRPDKLMDTA